The segment ATGCGGTGATCTGGGCTTTTGATATACAACAGACGGCTCTTGCCTCTGCTGAAACACATTTGCGGCAAGCTGGATTTTTTCACAAAGTCCGCTTTATATGGGATAGTCATGTTAATCTGTCGGAACACATTCACCAACCGATTGATGCGGCAGTATACAATCTGGGATATCTGCCCGGAAGCGATCATGGAATTACTACTGCGCCTGAATCTACCGTTTTATCCCTTGACCGCCTGATGCATCAATTAAATCAGTCGGGGTTAGTCGCCATTGTTGCTTACACCGGACATGAACCAGGTCTGGAAGAGCAAAAAGCCGTTCACGCCTTTTTGCAATCTTTACCGCAAAAAGATTTTGCGGTAGCTGGCTGGCAGATGCTCAATCAGATGAATAACCCGCCGATGTTATACGTGATAGAGAGAATAAGGAGGGATTGATTTGAAAGCTCTGCGGCATGCTAGAATTAAAGACATTATTGAAAATGCAGTGATTGAAACCC is part of the Acetonema longum DSM 6540 genome and harbors:
- a CDS encoding class I SAM-dependent methyltransferase yields the protein MNVANALQMARQILLPKLKDASVILDATAGNGKDTLFLAQNTPPDAVIWAFDIQQTALASAETHLRQAGFFHKVRFIWDSHVNLSEHIHQPIDAAVYNLGYLPGSDHGITTAPESTVLSLDRLMHQLNQSGLVAIVAYTGHEPGLEEQKAVHAFLQSLPQKDFAVAGWQMLNQMNNPPMLYVIERIRRD